Proteins from one Streptomyces sp. NBC_00289 genomic window:
- a CDS encoding YihY/virulence factor BrkB family protein produces MQPASESSEQPSGRLHRARALYRNVSKRRTAWLLLKDTVNSCMEYRILGLAAEAAFFTLLSVPPLLLSMIGLLGYVDDWTGADSIASLESNLLEASRTVLSDKGVAEIAQPILHDVMKGGRPDVISIGFLFALWSGSRAVNVFIDTITVMYGLDGVRGIVKTRLMAFLLFIVALLIGSVALPLMVAGPDAVVNVVPWSTTVVQVLYWPVVIVLSIAFLTTLYHVSVPVRSPWIEDVPGALVALAMWVLGSFLLRIYLTSTVEGPTIYGSLAAPVAVLLWIGVSAFAVLVGAAVNAAIDRVWPAAATAAARAANERVREAQVAEYVARAAAHRESDPDSDDPDDPDMPSEFPERWSRFLPPEDVTSRLRTHVKSTHPPHKPDGS; encoded by the coding sequence GTGCAGCCAGCAAGTGAATCCTCCGAGCAGCCCTCCGGACGTCTCCACCGGGCGCGTGCCCTCTACCGGAACGTCTCGAAGCGCAGGACTGCCTGGCTGCTGCTCAAGGACACCGTCAACTCCTGCATGGAGTACCGCATCCTGGGCCTCGCGGCCGAAGCGGCGTTCTTCACCCTGCTGTCCGTGCCGCCGCTGCTGCTCAGCATGATCGGCCTGCTCGGCTACGTCGACGACTGGACCGGCGCCGACTCCATCGCGAGCCTGGAGTCCAACCTCCTGGAGGCCTCGCGCACGGTGCTGTCCGACAAGGGCGTCGCCGAGATCGCGCAGCCGATCCTGCACGACGTGATGAAGGGCGGCCGGCCCGACGTCATCTCCATCGGCTTCCTGTTCGCCCTGTGGTCGGGCTCCCGCGCGGTGAACGTCTTCATCGACACCATCACGGTGATGTACGGCCTCGACGGCGTCCGGGGGATCGTCAAGACGCGGCTGATGGCCTTCCTGCTGTTCATCGTGGCCCTGCTGATCGGCTCGGTCGCGCTGCCGCTGATGGTGGCGGGGCCGGACGCGGTGGTGAACGTGGTGCCGTGGTCGACGACCGTCGTGCAGGTGCTGTACTGGCCCGTCGTCATCGTGCTGTCCATCGCCTTCCTGACGACGCTCTACCACGTGTCCGTGCCGGTGCGCTCCCCGTGGATCGAGGACGTGCCCGGCGCCCTCGTCGCACTCGCCATGTGGGTGCTGGGCAGCTTCCTGCTTCGCATCTACCTGACCAGCACCGTCGAGGGCCCCACCATCTACGGTTCGCTGGCCGCGCCCGTGGCCGTACTGCTGTGGATCGGCGTGTCCGCGTTCGCCGTCCTCGTCGGGGCGGCGGTCAACGCCGCCATCGACCGGGTGTGGCCGGCCGCCGCCACCGCCGCGGCCCGCGCCGCGAACGAGCGGGTGCGGGAGGCGCAGGTTGCCGAGTACGTGGCGCGGGCTGCCGCGCACCGCGAGTCCGACCCCGACTCGGACGACCCGGACGACCCGGACATGCCGTCCGAGTTCCCGGAGCGCTGGTCGCGGTTCCTGCCCCCCGAGGACGTCACCTCACGGCTGCGGACCCATGTGAAGAGCACCCACCCGCCGCACAAGCCGGACGGTTCCTAG
- a CDS encoding ThuA domain-containing protein, producing MAPRLLLYTRTTAYRHDSIPAAVAAVRTLGDFEADATEDPAALEGPLDRYAAVVFLSTSGEVLTPAGRERLAAYVEAGGGFAGVHAAACTEYEWPYYGELLGARFARHPEFQPGRAVVEDREHPATRHLPAVWDFTDEWYDFHANPRGTVRVLLRADESSYEGGGMGDDHPLAWCHERGGGRSFYTALGHAAEAYEDPDFRAHLRGGINWAAGLGESGR from the coding sequence ATGGCCCCGCGACTGCTCCTCTACACCCGCACCACCGCCTACCGGCACGACTCCATCCCGGCCGCCGTCGCCGCCGTACGCACGCTCGGGGACTTCGAGGCCGACGCCACCGAGGACCCCGCAGCCCTCGAAGGCCCCCTCGACCGGTACGCCGCCGTCGTCTTCCTCTCCACCAGCGGCGAGGTGCTTACCCCAGCCGGGCGCGAGCGGCTGGCCGCGTACGTGGAGGCGGGCGGCGGTTTCGCCGGCGTACACGCGGCGGCCTGCACCGAGTACGAGTGGCCGTACTACGGCGAACTCCTCGGCGCCCGCTTCGCCCGGCACCCCGAGTTCCAGCCGGGCCGGGCCGTCGTGGAGGACCGCGAGCATCCGGCGACCCGGCACCTGCCCGCCGTCTGGGACTTCACCGACGAGTGGTACGACTTCCACGCCAACCCCCGTGGAACGGTGCGGGTGTTGCTCCGCGCCGACGAGTCGTCGTACGAGGGAGGCGGCATGGGTGACGACCACCCGCTGGCCTGGTGCCACGAGCGGGGCGGCGGCCGGAGCTTCTACACGGCACTCGGTCACGCCGCCGAGGCGTACGAGGACCCGGACTTCCGCGCCCACCTGCGGGGCGGCATCAACTGGGCGGCGGGGCTCGGCGAGAGCGGGCGGTAG
- a CDS encoding helix-turn-helix domain-containing protein produces the protein MTRWRPLPDALPREAQHLVGRLRGLKDRTGLSLAELARRTAYSKSSWQRYLSGAKQPPRGAVQALCRVAEVEQGRLLALWELADQTWPHGEAGPPGPPDTVPVPLPVPVPSGVDHRRWRAAALVSFAVIVLLAVWLLWVLPLRSG, from the coding sequence ATGACACGCTGGAGGCCGCTGCCCGACGCGCTGCCGAGGGAGGCGCAGCACCTCGTCGGCCGGCTGCGCGGGCTGAAGGACCGGACGGGTCTGAGCCTTGCCGAACTGGCCCGGCGGACCGCGTACAGCAAGTCGTCGTGGCAGCGGTATCTGAGCGGGGCGAAACAGCCGCCGAGGGGTGCCGTGCAGGCGTTGTGCCGGGTGGCCGAGGTGGAGCAGGGGCGGCTGCTGGCGCTGTGGGAGCTGGCCGACCAGACCTGGCCGCACGGCGAGGCGGGGCCTCCCGGGCCGCCGGACACCGTGCCGGTCCCGTTGCCCGTGCCGGTGCCGAGCGGGGTGGACCACCGCCGCTGGCGGGCGGCGGCGCTGGTCTCGTTCGCCGTCATCGTGCTGCTGGCGGTGTGGCTGCTGTGGGTGCTGCCGCTGAGGAGCGGGTGA
- a CDS encoding VOC family protein, producing the protein MTPRFDAIGLVVSDMAASVSFYRRLGFAFPDGAEEQPHAEAGLPGGLRLLLDTEDTVRSFHAGWRPPSGGSRSALALVCADPAEVDSVYEELVGAGYHGELKPWDAFWGQRYAVVHDPDGNGVDLFASLPAAE; encoded by the coding sequence ATGACTCCGCGATTCGATGCCATCGGCCTGGTCGTCTCCGACATGGCCGCCTCCGTCTCCTTCTACCGCCGCCTCGGGTTCGCTTTTCCCGACGGCGCCGAGGAGCAGCCGCACGCCGAGGCCGGACTGCCGGGCGGGCTGCGGCTGTTGCTCGACACCGAGGACACGGTCCGCTCCTTCCACGCCGGGTGGCGGCCGCCGTCCGGGGGAAGCCGGTCCGCGCTGGCCCTGGTGTGCGCCGACCCGGCCGAAGTCGACTCCGTGTACGAGGAGTTGGTGGGCGCCGGGTACCACGGGGAGCTCAAACCGTGGGACGCCTTCTGGGGGCAGCGGTATGCCGTGGTGCACGACCCGGACGGCAACGGCGTGGACCTGTTCGCCTCACTGCCGGCGGCCGAGTAG
- a CDS encoding GNAT family N-acetyltransferase codes for MTDIPVTTWSLEQTAPTDLRPAAAPDGEVRIVRAEVPSPEFSRFLYASVGGDIRWIDRLGWTYARWREHLARPGVETWVAHDRGTPAGYVELEPQDDGAVEIVYFGLVPAFRGRRIGGHLLSYGAARAWDLADRWPGLAPTKRVWLHTCSLDGEHAMDNYLRRGFALFDTKVEKVAEVPAPGPWPGAYPS; via the coding sequence ATGACCGACATCCCCGTGACCACCTGGTCCCTGGAACAGACCGCACCCACCGACCTCCGGCCGGCCGCAGCGCCCGACGGGGAGGTGCGGATCGTGCGCGCCGAGGTGCCCTCCCCGGAGTTCAGCCGCTTCCTGTACGCCTCCGTCGGCGGGGACATCCGCTGGATCGACCGGCTCGGCTGGACGTACGCGCGGTGGCGGGAGCACCTGGCCCGGCCCGGCGTGGAGACGTGGGTCGCCCACGACCGTGGCACGCCGGCCGGGTACGTGGAGCTGGAGCCGCAGGACGACGGGGCGGTGGAGATCGTCTACTTCGGCCTGGTCCCCGCTTTCCGCGGGCGGCGGATCGGCGGGCATCTGCTGTCGTACGGTGCCGCCCGCGCCTGGGACCTCGCGGACCGCTGGCCTGGGCTGGCGCCCACCAAGCGGGTCTGGCTGCACACCTGCAGCCTGGACGGCGAGCACGCCATGGACAACTACCTGCGGCGCGGCTTCGCACTCTTCGACACCAAGGTGGAGAAGGTGGCCGAGGTGCCGGCACCCGGTCCCTGGCCAGGCGCCTACCCCTCCTGA
- a CDS encoding LacI family DNA-binding transcriptional regulator: MVRTGSASVAAGPTLAVVAREAGVSVPTASKVVNGREDVAPETRRRVTEALDRLGYVRRPRFDTLKSSGLVDLVVHSLESSGSGAVLHGVEAAAHELGLEVVVSAGLTRTRGDRPERGWLDRLTTRGSSGVLFNLAEPAPTQYTWLDQHRIPYVLIDPVVEPPPGVVSVGAANWHGGVTATEHLLRLGHERIAVVAGHQRTMGSGARVAGYRSALAAAGVRHRPEYVCHAGFDETLARNATLHLLGLPEPPTAVFVCSDRMALGVYEALAERGLRVPDDVSVVGFDDLPEARWAAPALTTVRQPLSEMAATALHLLVRMMDGARPESTRTELSTRLVERASTAAPRLLPSSTETPA; this comes from the coding sequence ATGGTCCGTACGGGGAGCGCGAGCGTGGCGGCCGGGCCGACCCTTGCGGTCGTGGCCCGGGAGGCGGGGGTCTCCGTGCCCACCGCGTCCAAGGTGGTCAACGGCCGGGAGGACGTCGCCCCCGAGACCCGCCGCCGTGTCACGGAGGCGCTGGACCGGCTCGGCTACGTCCGCAGACCCCGGTTCGACACCCTGAAGTCGTCCGGCCTGGTCGACCTGGTGGTGCACTCCCTGGAGAGCTCCGGGTCGGGGGCCGTGCTGCACGGGGTGGAGGCGGCGGCCCACGAGCTCGGTCTGGAGGTGGTCGTCTCGGCCGGCCTGACCAGGACCCGTGGCGACCGGCCGGAGAGGGGCTGGCTGGACAGGCTCACCACGCGCGGCTCGTCCGGAGTGCTGTTCAACCTGGCCGAGCCGGCGCCGACCCAGTACACCTGGCTCGACCAGCACCGCATTCCGTACGTGCTGATCGATCCGGTCGTCGAACCGCCACCCGGAGTGGTGTCGGTGGGTGCGGCGAACTGGCACGGCGGTGTCACGGCGACCGAGCACCTGCTGCGGCTCGGCCACGAACGCATCGCCGTCGTCGCCGGTCACCAGCGCACGATGGGCAGCGGTGCGCGCGTGGCCGGCTACCGCTCGGCGCTGGCGGCCGCCGGAGTACGCCATCGCCCCGAGTACGTCTGTCACGCGGGCTTCGACGAGACGCTCGCCCGCAACGCCACGTTGCACCTCCTCGGCCTGCCCGAACCGCCCACCGCGGTCTTCGTCTGCTCGGACCGGATGGCCCTCGGGGTGTACGAGGCGCTGGCCGAACGGGGGTTGAGGGTGCCGGACGACGTCAGCGTGGTCGGCTTCGACGACCTGCCCGAGGCCCGCTGGGCCGCCCCCGCCCTGACCACGGTCCGCCAGCCGCTGTCGGAGATGGCGGCGACGGCCCTGCACCTCCTGGTCCGCATGATGGACGGCGCCCGCCCCGAGAGCACCCGCACCGAACTGTCGACGCGACTGGTCGAGCGGGCGAGCACGGCCGCCCCGCGCCTGCTCCCGTCCTCGACGGAGACTCCGGCATAG
- a CDS encoding helix-turn-helix domain-containing protein — MYAQRASRLTGAVVWRNTLDDDPAVRPVLPDGCMDLLWNGGRLLVAGPDTHAHVPGGGPAHWAGVRFPPGVGPAVLGVPAYELRDRRVELTDLWPAADVRRLGGRIAAAGDPLPALEEVALTCAADADPPDPLLGRLVAALDAGRPVAVAADELGIGARQLHRRSLAAFGYGPKTLARVLRLQRALALARGGVPLAATAARCGFADQAHLTRDVKELTGLPPGELLGRRQ, encoded by the coding sequence GTGTACGCGCAGCGGGCGTCGCGGCTGACCGGTGCGGTCGTCTGGCGCAACACCCTCGACGACGACCCCGCCGTCCGGCCCGTCCTGCCGGACGGCTGCATGGACCTGCTGTGGAACGGCGGCCGACTGCTGGTCGCCGGCCCGGACACGCACGCCCACGTCCCCGGGGGCGGCCCCGCGCACTGGGCGGGCGTCCGCTTCCCGCCCGGCGTCGGACCCGCGGTCCTCGGCGTACCGGCGTACGAACTGCGCGACCGGCGGGTGGAGTTGACCGACCTGTGGCCCGCCGCGGACGTACGGCGCCTCGGCGGACGGATCGCCGCGGCCGGGGACCCGCTGCCCGCCCTCGAAGAGGTCGCGCTGACCTGCGCGGCGGACGCGGATCCGCCGGACCCCCTGCTGGGACGGCTCGTCGCCGCGCTCGACGCGGGGCGGCCGGTCGCCGTGGCCGCCGACGAACTCGGCATCGGGGCGCGCCAGTTGCACCGCCGCTCACTGGCCGCCTTCGGCTACGGCCCCAAGACGCTGGCCCGCGTCCTGAGGCTCCAGCGGGCCCTCGCCCTGGCCCGCGGGGGAGTGCCGCTCGCGGCGACGGCGGCCCGGTGCGGTTTCGCCGACCAGGCCCACCTCACGCGGGACGTGAAGGAGCTGACGGGCCTGCCACCCGGCGAGCTACTCGGCCGCCGGCAGTGA
- a CDS encoding NAD(P)H-binding protein, with protein MTHTRNMTVVVTGASGRTGRRVAESARAAGLTVRAASRAQGFDWREPSTWAGTLRGADAAYLVCPSDVGAPGSAREVGLLAHEAVGLGVRRLVLLSSRGEVRARPTEEALRESGADWTVVRAAWFAQNFSEGPLVEGLRQSGELVFPGGAVGEPFIDVRDVADVVVAALTAGDRYVGQAMAISGPRLLTFGEAVAEIAAASGRELAYRGVSARRYGDDLAGFGVPAEEVELLVELFASLLDGRNSYLSSDEVRQVLGRPPRDFADFAREAAGAGTWKL; from the coding sequence ATGACACACACGCGGAACATGACGGTTGTGGTGACAGGGGCCTCGGGCCGTACCGGGCGCCGGGTGGCGGAGTCCGCGCGGGCGGCGGGACTGACCGTGCGAGCGGCCTCGCGGGCCCAGGGCTTCGACTGGCGGGAGCCCTCGACGTGGGCCGGGACGCTGCGGGGCGCGGACGCGGCCTACCTGGTCTGTCCCTCGGACGTCGGCGCACCGGGCTCCGCCCGGGAGGTCGGTCTGCTCGCGCACGAGGCGGTCGGGCTGGGGGTACGGCGGCTGGTGCTGCTGTCGTCGCGGGGTGAGGTGCGGGCGCGGCCCACCGAGGAGGCGCTGCGCGAGTCGGGGGCGGACTGGACGGTCGTACGGGCCGCGTGGTTCGCGCAGAACTTCAGTGAGGGGCCGCTGGTGGAAGGGCTGCGACAGAGCGGGGAGCTGGTGTTTCCGGGCGGCGCGGTGGGCGAGCCGTTCATCGACGTGCGGGACGTCGCCGACGTGGTGGTGGCCGCGCTGACGGCGGGCGACCGGTACGTGGGGCAGGCCATGGCGATCTCGGGGCCGCGGCTGCTGACCTTCGGGGAGGCGGTCGCGGAGATCGCCGCGGCGTCCGGACGCGAGCTGGCCTACCGTGGCGTGTCGGCCCGCCGGTACGGCGACGACCTGGCCGGGTTCGGCGTGCCGGCCGAGGAGGTCGAGCTCCTGGTCGAGCTGTTCGCATCACTGCTCGACGGCCGGAACTCCTATCTGTCCTCCGACGAGGTACGGCAGGTGCTGGGCCGTCCGCCGCGTGACTTCGCGGACTTCGCCCGGGAGGCGGCGGGGGCCGGAACCTGGAAGCTGTGA
- a CDS encoding acyl-CoA dehydrogenase family protein, with product MAGSTHTVTNQPPPLVGYDVFTADRVLTGAVERHTAPGLLDEVRDELAALGRACGSAQVQEWGAEANEHPPELRTHDRYGHRVDEVAFHPAWHRLLGKGVSAGLTAAWTRPGGHVRRAAAFLLWTQVDAGNCCPLSMTHAAVPALRTDPALAAEWEPRLTSMVYDQGLRPADRKAGALFGMGMTEKQGGSDVRANTTSARPLAEAGTYELTGHKWFCSAPMSDGFLVLAQAPEGLTCFLVPRVLADGTRNVFLLQRLKDKLGNRSNASGEVEFDRTWARRVGEEGRGVRTIIDMVAATRLDCVLGSAGLMRQAVAQAVHHCSYRETFGAKLADQPLMRNVLADLALESEAATTLALRLAAAHDDGGEQERALLRIAVPAAKYWVTKRCPPVAVEAAECLGGNGYVEESGLPRLVRESPLNSIWEGAGNVQALDVLRALRREPGALNAYLQEVGAARGADHRLDGAIKGLLTELADLDGIEGRARRLAERLALVLQGALLVRFAPPEVADAFCASRLGGDAGSAFGTLPSTLPLAAVVERARPVS from the coding sequence ATGGCAGGCAGCACCCACACCGTGACCAACCAGCCTCCGCCACTGGTCGGATACGACGTCTTCACCGCCGACCGCGTCCTGACGGGGGCCGTGGAGCGGCACACCGCCCCCGGCCTGCTCGACGAGGTGCGGGACGAGCTGGCGGCCCTCGGCCGGGCCTGCGGATCGGCCCAGGTGCAGGAATGGGGGGCAGAGGCCAACGAGCATCCGCCCGAACTGCGCACGCACGACCGCTACGGTCACCGCGTCGACGAGGTCGCGTTCCATCCGGCCTGGCACCGGCTGCTCGGCAAGGGCGTCTCGGCCGGCCTGACCGCGGCCTGGACCCGGCCGGGCGGACACGTGCGGCGCGCGGCCGCCTTCCTGCTGTGGACCCAGGTCGACGCCGGCAACTGCTGTCCGCTGTCCATGACCCACGCGGCGGTGCCCGCCCTGCGCACCGACCCCGCGCTCGCCGCCGAGTGGGAACCCCGGCTGACGTCGATGGTCTACGACCAGGGTCTGCGGCCCGCCGACCGGAAGGCCGGCGCCCTGTTCGGGATGGGCATGACGGAGAAGCAGGGCGGCAGCGACGTCCGCGCGAACACCACGTCGGCACGGCCGCTGGCCGAGGCGGGGACGTACGAGCTGACCGGGCACAAGTGGTTCTGCTCGGCGCCGATGTCCGACGGGTTCCTGGTGCTGGCGCAGGCCCCGGAGGGGCTCACCTGCTTCCTGGTGCCGCGGGTGCTGGCGGACGGCACCCGCAACGTGTTCCTCCTCCAGCGGCTCAAGGACAAGCTGGGCAACCGGTCGAACGCGTCGGGCGAGGTCGAGTTCGACAGGACCTGGGCGCGCCGGGTCGGTGAGGAGGGGCGCGGGGTGCGCACCATCATCGACATGGTGGCCGCGACCCGGCTCGACTGCGTGCTGGGCTCGGCGGGTCTGATGCGGCAGGCCGTGGCGCAGGCGGTGCATCACTGCTCGTACCGCGAGACGTTCGGCGCGAAGCTGGCCGACCAGCCGCTGATGCGCAACGTGCTGGCCGATCTCGCGCTGGAGTCGGAAGCGGCGACCACGCTCGCGCTGCGGCTCGCGGCGGCCCACGACGACGGCGGTGAACAGGAGCGGGCGCTGCTGCGGATCGCCGTGCCGGCCGCCAAGTACTGGGTGACCAAGCGGTGTCCGCCGGTGGCGGTCGAGGCCGCGGAGTGCCTGGGCGGCAACGGGTACGTGGAGGAGTCCGGGCTGCCCCGGCTGGTGCGCGAGTCGCCGCTCAACTCGATCTGGGAGGGCGCCGGCAACGTCCAGGCGCTGGACGTGCTGCGGGCGCTGCGCCGGGAACCGGGGGCACTCAACGCCTACCTCCAGGAGGTCGGCGCGGCGCGCGGCGCCGATCACCGGCTGGACGGGGCGATCAAGGGCCTGCTGACCGAACTCGCCGACCTGGACGGCATCGAGGGCCGGGCCCGGAGGCTGGCCGAAAGACTCGCCCTGGTCCTCCAGGGGGCGTTGCTCGTACGGTTCGCTCCGCCGGAGGTCGCCGACGCGTTCTGCGCCTCACGGCTGGGCGGCGACGCGGGTTCGGCCTTCGGGACGCTGCCGTCGACGCTGCCGCTGGCCGCCGTGGTCGAACGGGCCCGGCCGGTGTCCTGA
- a CDS encoding peptidoglycan-binding protein has protein sequence MSMRNRTIAMITAALLGAGATGIALAPAANAAAPYHGVDGSGGVYDDWQDEENLGVDDYAESNATALWETVLYADGAQWQDDDGDWHAFKKNQVDGSFGPETESATQWWQERYGLPDADGVVTDDSWESAQRRLHGPYTGSVVQYAGHARTVNFKRVGGKYRVKLRLTGSWKNAYYDTLG, from the coding sequence ATGAGCATGCGCAATCGGACCATTGCGATGATCACGGCCGCGTTGCTGGGGGCGGGGGCCACCGGGATCGCCCTGGCGCCGGCCGCGAACGCGGCCGCCCCGTACCACGGCGTCGACGGCAGCGGCGGCGTCTACGACGACTGGCAGGACGAGGAGAACCTCGGCGTCGACGACTACGCGGAGAGCAACGCCACCGCCCTCTGGGAGACCGTCCTGTACGCGGACGGCGCCCAGTGGCAGGACGACGACGGCGACTGGCATGCCTTCAAGAAGAACCAGGTCGACGGTTCGTTCGGCCCGGAGACCGAATCGGCCACCCAGTGGTGGCAGGAGCGGTACGGACTCCCGGACGCCGACGGCGTCGTCACCGACGACAGCTGGGAGTCCGCTCAGCGCCGGCTGCACGGCCCGTACACGGGCAGCGTCGTCCAGTACGCGGGCCACGCGCGGACCGTCAACTTCAAGCGGGTCGGCGGCAAGTACCGGGTGAAGCTCAGGCTCACCGGCTCCTGGAAGAACGCCTACTACGACACGCTCGGCTGA
- a CDS encoding GAF domain-containing protein, with amino-acid sequence MPLSPADVTQLAAVDAAGAARVLSEVRSARLSGRPAPLAPRPVIEQSWGRMLRSGVDPDHDFRAGLLSREEVQRRREATALRHVLPVLREGLLSVADVAHHIMVVADEDARVLWREGDRPVLRKADGIGFEPGADWREDVVGTNGVGTPAVVRRPVQVFAAEHFVRTHTTWTCAGAPITDPRDGRLIGVVDVSGPLETMHPATLAWVDSVAKLAEARLRELHLTSLERLRAVAAPVLARLTGRAAVVDRDGWTAAVSGMMPYTNRIALPKSLTAGPRRLPPFGQCTVEPLADGWLVRVAEGPEPGGGARIVLDLAHPHRRSVTVSGGAGSWTHELSPRHAELLYLLAVERGGRSAAALAGELFGDPGRTVTVRAEMSRVRRYLGGFLEHRPYRFREDAEIEVLLPEDPRDLLPHSTAPTVAGERAFDDTP; translated from the coding sequence GTGCCGCTCTCGCCGGCCGATGTGACGCAGCTCGCCGCCGTGGACGCGGCGGGCGCGGCGCGGGTCCTCAGCGAGGTCCGCTCCGCCCGGCTGTCCGGGCGGCCGGCGCCGCTGGCCCCGCGCCCGGTGATCGAGCAGTCGTGGGGCCGGATGCTGCGCAGCGGCGTCGACCCCGACCACGACTTCAGGGCCGGGCTGCTGTCCCGCGAGGAGGTGCAGCGACGCCGGGAGGCCACCGCCCTGCGGCACGTCCTGCCGGTGCTGCGGGAGGGACTGCTGTCGGTCGCGGACGTCGCCCACCACATCATGGTGGTGGCCGACGAGGACGCCCGGGTGCTGTGGCGCGAGGGCGACCGACCCGTGCTGCGCAAGGCCGACGGCATCGGCTTCGAACCGGGCGCCGACTGGCGGGAGGACGTCGTCGGCACGAACGGGGTGGGCACTCCGGCGGTCGTACGCCGGCCCGTGCAGGTCTTCGCCGCCGAGCACTTCGTGCGCACGCACACCACCTGGACCTGTGCCGGCGCCCCCATCACGGACCCGCGGGACGGCCGGCTGATCGGCGTGGTGGACGTCAGCGGGCCGCTGGAGACGATGCATCCGGCCACGCTCGCCTGGGTCGACTCGGTGGCCAAGCTCGCCGAGGCGCGGCTGCGGGAGCTCCATCTGACCTCGCTGGAGCGGCTGCGCGCGGTGGCCGCGCCGGTGCTGGCGCGGCTGACCGGCCGGGCCGCGGTGGTGGACCGGGACGGCTGGACGGCCGCGGTGAGCGGGATGATGCCGTACACGAACCGGATCGCGCTGCCCAAGTCGCTGACGGCGGGCCCCCGGCGGCTGCCGCCGTTCGGGCAGTGCACGGTGGAGCCGCTGGCGGACGGCTGGCTGGTCCGGGTCGCCGAGGGGCCGGAGCCCGGCGGCGGCGCCCGTATCGTGCTGGATCTGGCGCATCCGCACCGCAGGTCGGTGACGGTGTCCGGCGGTGCGGGCTCCTGGACGCACGAACTGAGCCCCCGGCACGCGGAGTTGCTGTACCTGCTGGCGGTCGAACGCGGCGGTCGCAGCGCCGCGGCGCTGGCCGGGGAGCTGTTCGGCGACCCGGGACGCACGGTGACCGTGCGAGCCGAGATGTCCCGGGTACGGCGGTACCTCGGGGGCTTCCTGGAGCACCGGCCGTACCGATTCCGCGAGGACGCGGAGATCGAGGTGCTCCTCCCGGAGGACCCCCGGGACCTGTTGCCCCACTCGACCGCGCCGACGGTGGCGGGGGAACGGGCTTTTGACGACACACCGTGA
- a CDS encoding putative leader peptide yields the protein MSGTGIALVSRRHVDLCRMSSAICPAS from the coding sequence ATGTCTGGAACTGGAATCGCCTTGGTGAGTCGACGGCACGTCGATCTCTGCCGCATGTCCAGCGCCATCTGTCCGGCGAGCTGA
- a CDS encoding cupin domain-containing protein has protein sequence MDAPPRSNMLTRGDPLAGLLEGPRARGAFMIRACFDPPWAVRVEDRAPLTVMLVVRGDAWVTPDRGEPLRLRAGDLAIARGPDPYTCADDPATAPQALILPGAECAYPDGRPLNGSMDLGVRTWGDRPDGSTVVLIGTYLMQGEISGRLLDALPPLLALTSDVWECPLTSLVMAEIGRDEPGQEVVLDRLLDLLVIAALRAWFSRPEAAAPAWYLAMADPVVGRVLRLLQDDPAHPWTVATLAAKAGVSRAALARRFTELVGEPPMSYLTAWRLALAADRLRDTDDTLDALARQVGYGSAFALSSAFKRVYGVSPQEHRTRAARPVSVGLGPQA, from the coding sequence ATGGACGCTCCGCCACGCTCGAACATGCTCACGCGGGGGGACCCCCTCGCAGGTCTGCTGGAGGGGCCGCGCGCCCGGGGCGCGTTCATGATCCGGGCGTGCTTCGACCCGCCGTGGGCCGTCCGGGTCGAGGACCGCGCACCGCTGACGGTGATGCTGGTGGTCCGCGGCGACGCCTGGGTCACACCGGACAGGGGAGAGCCGCTGCGGCTGCGGGCAGGCGACCTCGCCATCGCCCGCGGCCCCGACCCGTACACCTGCGCCGACGACCCCGCGACCGCCCCGCAGGCGCTGATCCTGCCCGGCGCCGAGTGCGCCTACCCCGACGGCCGCCCCCTCAACGGCTCCATGGACCTGGGCGTACGCACCTGGGGCGACCGGCCCGACGGCTCCACCGTGGTGCTCATCGGGACCTACCTCATGCAGGGCGAGATCAGCGGCCGGCTGCTCGACGCGCTCCCGCCGCTGCTCGCCCTCACCTCCGACGTGTGGGAGTGCCCGCTGACCTCCCTCGTCATGGCGGAGATCGGGCGCGACGAACCCGGCCAGGAGGTCGTCCTGGACCGCCTCCTGGACCTGCTGGTCATCGCCGCGCTCAGGGCCTGGTTCTCCCGCCCGGAGGCCGCGGCACCGGCCTGGTACCTGGCCATGGCGGACCCGGTGGTGGGCCGCGTCCTGCGCCTGCTGCAGGACGACCCCGCCCACCCCTGGACGGTCGCCACGCTCGCCGCCAAGGCCGGTGTCTCCCGGGCCGCCCTCGCCCGCCGATTCACGGAGCTCGTCGGCGAACCCCCGATGTCCTACCTCACCGCCTGGCGCCTCGCGCTCGCCGCCGACCGGCTGCGCGACACCGACGACACCCTCGACGCCCTCGCCCGCCAGGTCGGCTACGGCAGCGCGTTCGCGCTGTCCAGCGCCTTCAAACGGGTGTACGGGGTGAGCCCGCAGGAACACCGGACCCGGGCGGCGCGGCCGGTCTCGGTGGGACTCGGCCCCCAGGCGTAG